The Spodoptera frugiperda isolate SF20-4 chromosome 9, AGI-APGP_CSIRO_Sfru_2.0, whole genome shotgun sequence genome contains a region encoding:
- the LOC118270957 gene encoding nucleosome assembly protein 1-like 1 isoform X3 codes for MGTVERAGDDHTSEVESGEEEEIVGGGELAQHLMKSGITRNEMLAAITNRIHVEAMASLPPNVRRRIRALRTLQKEFVDIEAKFYSEVHALECKYEKLYKPLFEKRASVVNGGYEPTDEECLNPWRDENEEEELARAVQSAAITDGSEEKKPEEKPAEPPMDPNVKGIPDFWYTIFKNVSMLCEMMQEHDEPILKCLQDIKVQMHEDPIGFTLEFHFAPNDYFTNTILTKEYSMKCKPDDENPLEFEGPEIYSCKGCEINWKKGKNVTVKTIKKKQKHKSRGSVRTVTKSVQADSFFNFFSPPTMPDDPNSTLASDIQALLTADFEIGHYIRERVVSRAVLLYTGEGLDDDDDDDYEEEEEEECSTEESEDEEPVPRRRGKKPIKGAQDNPAECKQQ; via the exons ATGGGTACAGTGGAACGCGCTGGTGATGACCACACTTCCGAGGTGGAGTCTGGAGAGGAGGAGGAAATTGTAGGGGGCGGCGAGCTGGCTCAGCACCTCATGAAAAG CGGCATTACCCGCAACGAGATGCTAGCGGCTATCACCAACCGCATCCACGTCGAGGCTATGGCGTCTCTGCCACCGAACGTGCGCAGGCGCATCCGTGCCCTGCGCACTCTGCAGAAAGAGTTCGTCGACATCGAGGCTAAGTTCTACAGCGAAGTTCATGCGCTTGAGTGCAAATACGAGAAATTGTACAAGCCTCTGTTTGAAAAG CGTGCTTCGGTTGTGAATGGTGGCTACGAGCCCACTGACGAGGAGTGCCTGAACCCTTGGCGCGATGAGAATGAAGAGGAGGAACTCGCGCGCGCAGTGCAGAGCGCTGCCATTACCGACGGTTCTGAAGAGAAGAAACCTGAAGAGAAACCTGCCGA GCCACCAATGGACCCTAATGTTAAGGGCATCCCAGACTTCTGGTACACCATATTCAAGAATGTGTCAATGCTGTGTGAGATGATGCAGGAACATGACGAGCCCATTCTGAAGTGTTTGCAGGACATTAAag TGCAAATGCACGAGGACCCCATCGGCTTCACGCTGGAATTCCACTTCGCGCCCAATGATTACTTCACAAACACCATCTTGACGAAGGAGTATTCAATGAAGTGCAAGCCAGATGATGAGAACCCTCTGGAGTTCGAAGGACCCGAGATCTACTCATGCAAG GGTTGTGAGATCAACTGGAAGAAGGGCAAGAATGTAACGGTGAAGACGATAAAGAAGAAGCAGAAGCACAAGTCCCGTGGCTCAGTGCGCACCGTCACCAAGTCGGTGCAGGCTGATTCCTTCTTCAACTTCTTCTCGCCACCCACCATGCCCGATGACCCTAACTCCACCCTCGCCTCTGATATCCAG GCGCTGCTCACAGCGGACTTTGAGATCGGCCACTACATCCGCGAGCGTGTCGTGTCCCGCGCCGTCCTGCTCTACACCGGCGAGGGCCTCGAtgacgacgatgatgatgattacgAGGAGGAG GAGGAGGAGGAATGCTCCACGGAAGAGAGTGAAGACGAGGAGCCGGTGCCGCGGAGACGAGGCAAGAAGCCCATCAAGGGCGCGCAGGACAACCCGGCCGAGTGCAAGCAACAATAG
- the LOC118271247 gene encoding T-complex protein 11-like protein 1: MGDREGPSGSGSQGSDKGERNTRSSAQPMPTGSSYYASEPIQFRVRGSTITGASPPKFVTLEDIMKAAHGMQNMALAHEIAVDQDFKLEPFEPPDNSYQKLVKETMHKAYFDILREQLNSDPPEYKQALVLLEDVKQGLFSILLPRHTRIREMIEEVLDAEFIQQQAENNSLDFHKYASFVIDLMAKLAAPARDEMIQNITKLTDTVDVFRAILETLEILKLDLANTLIAMIRPHVQQESVQYERAKFDEMLKVSEDGLQHTKEWLKRHIDLEGLSLPVTDKIIIRNVTAQTLAKAYLELLEWDSSKSYPETVALDAPRFAELGTQVYRLVCTASLMLASPACGSDPAAAAAHKQALKEKILILIDNTSNDIELKQVLPSLAEEIIMVTEQLLENLNQSPLTGETKEIIRTQILSLGDPEHRVREIVRQRVLEFLKTILVCGGGSRQIPVGLSALARELTSVSGTLLRYVMHNKAVFTSHYMDIVAEELSRN, translated from the exons ATGGGTGATCGTGAGGGACCAAGCGGTTCGGGTTCCCAGGGATCCGACAAAGGTGAGAGGAATACTCGATCCTCTGCCCAGCCTATGCCCACTGGCTCAAG TTACTATGCCAGTGAACCGATACAGTTCAGAGTAAGAGGCTCCACAATTACTGGTGCCTCTCCACCCAAGTTTGTGACCCTGGAGGATATCATGAAGGCAGCCCATGGTATGCAGAATATGGCACTAGCTCATGAGATTGCTGTCGACCAGGATTTCAAGCTGGAACCTTTTGAACCACCAGACAATAG CTACCAGAAATTAGTCAAGGAGACAATGCATAAAGCATACTTTGATATACTAAGAGAGCAGCTCAACTCAGATCCGCCCGAGTACAAGCAGGCTCTTGTACTATTAGAAGATGTTAAACAg GGTCTATTCTCAATCCTACTTCCCCGTCACACACGCATTCGAGAGATGATTGAAGAAGTATTAGACGCAGAATTTATTCAGCAACAAGCTGAGAATAATAGCTTAGACTTCCATAAATATGCTAGCTTTGTCATAGACCTGATGGCCAAGTTAGCTGCCCCAGCTAGAGATGAGATGATACAGAATATTACCAAACTTACCGATACt GTGGATGTCTTCCGAGCTATACTAGAGACTCTAGAAATCCTAAAACTAGACTTAGCAAATACATTGATAGCCATGATCAGACCCCATGTGCAACAGGAGAGTGTTCAGTATGAACGTGCCAAGTTTGATGAAATGCTTAAAGTCTCTGAAG ATGGTCTGCAACACACAAAAGAATGGTTGAAGCGCCACATAGACCTGGAAGGCCTGAGTCTACCAGTCACAGACAAGATCATCATCAGGAACGTCACAGCTCAGACGTTAGCGAAGGCATATCTTGAACTACTGGAGTGGGACTCCTCTAAAAGTTATCCTGAG ACGGTAGCCCTAGACGCGCCCCGTTTCGCGGAGCTGGGCACGCAGGTGTACCGGCTGGTGTGTACAGCGTCGCTGATGCTGGCCAGCCCCGCCTGCGGCAGCGAcccggccgccgccgccgcccacaAACAGGCCCTCAAGGAGAAGATACTCATCCTCATTGATAATACTAGCAATGATAT AGAACTAAAACAAGTGTTACCATCATTGGCTGAGGAAATAATAATGGTGACGGAACAACTCCTGGAGAATCTCAATCAGTCTCCACTGACGGGTGAGACCAAGGAGATCATCAGGACACAGATCTTATCGCTTGGAGATCCTGAACATAGGGTTAGGGAGATTGTTC GTCAAAGAGTCCTGGAATTTCTAAAGACCATACTCGTCTGCGGTGGAGGATCTCGCCAAATCCCCGTAGGACTGTCAGCTCTAGCCAGGGAGCTGACATCAGTGTCAGGAACACTCCTCCGGTACGTAATGCACAACAAGGCAGTCTTCACATCACATTACATGGACATCGTGGCTGAAGAACTCAGTAGAAACTAA
- the LOC118271452 gene encoding alpha-(1,3)-fucosyltransferase C-like yields MARLTKYLKLLFHVTILVLINYFIKNQKQIRIEKKIERYIPDIKHILMWTKLPSVEEEGQKYFISHNCHHINCYFTSNRSFFVDLRYFDAIVFNVQDISSQSSDLPEVRSIVQKYIFAANDSSDNYPICSPVYDNYFNWTWTYKPDSSIPYKFISVYNQHQEELGNNILWDKFETIPVTKQFKSSLSSKSAAAAIYLDKCITSSKREVFLNKLKICLATYNLTVDVFGPCGTMKCGRTSLKSCYYRIRTTYYFYLALEDSIADDYITQSVLFGYNNLAVPVVLGGVKYNKYLPPYSYVDAKLLGEKLTAKLIYEAIQNKTKYYEFFNWRNHYTIKESTVLDACSVCQFLNNEGWLKTGTVYTTFREWWNPNYIERCNRFGLTAKLQF; encoded by the exons ATGGCTCGACtgacaaaatacttaaaattattattccacGTCACTATTTTGGTCCTAATCAACTACTTTATCAAGAATCAGAAACAGATTAGGATCGAGAAAAAAATTGAAAGATATATACCGGACATAAAACATATACTAATGTGGACCAAACTTCCAAGTGTTGAAGAAGAGGGGCAGAAGTACTTCATCAGTCATAATTGTCACCATATAAATTGTTACTTCACTTCAAACCGAAGCTTCTTCGTAGACCTACGGTACTTCGATGCAATTGTGTTCAATGTCCAAGATATCAGCAGCCAATCTAGTGATTTACCAGAAGTGAGAAGTATAGTACAGAAGTACATCTTCGCGGCGAACGATTCTTCTGACAATTATCCTATTTGTAGCCCTGTTTATGACAATTACTTCAACTGGACATGGACTTACAA ACCAGACTCCTCAATCCCCTATAAATTCATCAGCGTCTACAACCAGCACCAAGAAGAACTTGGCAACAATATTCTCTGGGACAAATTTGAAACGATTCCAGTTACCAAACAGTTCAAAAGTTCTTTGAGTTCAAAATCTGCTGCCGCTGCCATTTATCTGGACAAATGTATTACTTCTAGCAAGAGAGAAGTATTCTTGAACAAATTGAAGATATGCTTGGCAACGTATAATCTAACTGTTGATGTGTTTGGTCCCTGTGGTACCATGAAGTGTGGCAGGACCTCATTGAAGTCTTGCTACTATAGAATAAGAACGACATATTACTTCTACCTGGCTCTAGAAGATTCTATAGCAGATGATTATATTACCCAATCTGTTCTGTTCGGTTATAATAATCTTGCTGTGCCCGTTGTGCTAGGAGGTGTTAAATACAacaa GTATCTACCACCATACTCCTACGTAGACGCAAAGCTGTTAGGAGAAAAGCTAACAGCAAAACTGATCTACGAAGCGATACAAAATAAGACAAAGTACTATGAGTTCTTCAACTGGAGAAACCACTACACTATTAAGGAGTCCACAGTCCTCGATGCATGCAGCGTCTGCCAGTTCCTCAATAACGAAGGCTGGTTGAAGACCGGCACCGTTTATACAACGTTTAGAGAATGGTGGAACCCAAACTATATTGAGCGTTGTAACCGTTTTGGACTGACAGCAAAACTCCAATTTTGA
- the LOC118270956 gene encoding RNA polymerase II-associated factor 1 homolog, protein MPPTVQTNEPERDKRPQRTGERRSELVTRVKYCNTLPDIPFDLKFITYPFSSTRFIQYNPTSLEKNYRYEVLTEHDLGVHIDLINRDIYQGDGNAVLDPADEKLLEDDILTPQDSKRSRHHAKNVSWLRRSEYISTEQTRFQPQSMEKVEAKVGYNVKKIFSEETLYMDRESQIKAIEKTFEDNKKPIEKHYSKPGVTPVEIMEVFPDFDMWKYPCAQVIFDSDPAPADKNIAGQIEAMSQAMIRGVMDESGEQFVAYCLPTEETIQKRRRDIAENMLYMDGDTYEYKMAREYNWNVKSKASKGYEENYFLVIRNHCVYYNELETRVRLSKRRARAGVAAQALTRLVVTHRPLSAAEHRMLRLREKQLEPPQEEDEEEEEDEDDDEEDKQEQNGEKERSRSRSKSGSKSPQGSDRSKGSKSRSRSGSRDRSRSRSKSKSKSRSRSRSGSGSRKSRSRSRSGSARSGSARSGSAQSRSRSRSRSRSRSRSKSGSRASSRASSRASSKSGKGSRASSASGRASRASSKASGNGSRASSRASSRASSRASKRSSRASSRASRASSKSKASGSKASSRASSRRNSGSGSGSDRSRSRSGSGSRKGSRSRSGSASSGSSRHSGSD, encoded by the exons ATGCCACCTACCGTTCAAACAAATGAGCCGGAAAGAGACAAACGTCCACAGCGGACAGGCGAAAGGAG ATCGGAGCTGGTGACACGAGTGAAATACTGCAATACACTACCCGATATACCATTTGACTTAAAGTTTATCACGTATCCATTTTCATCAACACGATTCATACAATATAATCCGACCTCTTTGGAAAAGAATTATCGGTATGAAGTACTTACGGAGCACGACTTGGGTGTGCACATAGACCTGATAAACCGAGACATATATCAAGGAGACGGCAATGCTGTACTGGATCCCGCTGACGAGAAACTATTGGAAGATGACATCCTCACTCCTCAGGACTCGAAGAGGTCGCGACATCATGCTAAGAACGTATCATGGTTGCGTCGCTCTGAGTATATTTCTACTGAGCAGACTAGGTTCCAGCCTCAATCTATGGAGAAG GTTGAAGCGAAAGTGGGTTACAATGTCAAGAAGATCTTCAGTGAAGAAACTCTTTACATGGACCGAGAGAGTCAGATCAAAGCCATTGAAAAGACATTTGAGGACAACAAGAAGCCTATAGAGAAGCATTATAGCAAGCCAGGAGTTACTCCAGTGGAAATTATGGAAGTATTCCCTGACTTTGATATGTGGAAGTATCCTTGTGCTCAAGTCATATTTGACTCGGACCCTGCTCCTGCTGACAAGAACATTGCTGGACAGATCGAGGCCATGTCTCAGGCTATGATTCG AGGTGTGATGGATGAAAGTGGAGAGCAATTCGTGGCGTACTGCTTACCCACAGAGGAAACAATACAGAAACGTCGCCGTGATATTGCTGAGAACATGCTCTACATGGACGGTGACACATATGAGTACAAAATGGCTAGAGAGTACAACTGGAACGTCAAGAGTAAAGCCTCTAAGGGTTACGAAGAAAACTATTTCTTG GTTATCCGCAACCATTGTGTCTACTATAACGAGTTGGAGACCCGCGTACGCCTATCCAAGCGCCGCGCACGCGCCGGTGTGGCTGCGCAGGCGCTGACTCGCTTGGTCGTCACACATCGACCGCTTAGCGCAGCGGAACATCGCATGCTGAGGCTGCGAGAGAAACAACTGGAGCCGCCGCAG GAGGAAGACGAGGAAGAGGAGGAAGATGAAGACGATGATGAGGAGGATAAGCAGGAGCAGAATGGAGAGAAAGAGAG ATCACGATCTCGTTCAAAATCTGGTTCGAAGTCGCCTCAAGGTTCAGATCGTTCAAAAGGTTCAAAATCAAGATCGAGGTCTGGATCACGGGATCGCTCCCGGTCGAGGTCCAAGTCTAAATCGAAGTCCAGGAGTCGGTCTCGTTCTGGATCTGGTTCCAGAAAATCCAGAAGTCGCTCTCGTTCTGGGTCTGCTCGTTCGGGATCCGCGAG ATCCGGTTCAGCTCAATCTCGTTCCCGCTCCCGTTCCCGCTCTCGTTCACGATCTCGTTCAAAGTCTGGTTCCCGCGCGTCGTCCCGAGCGTCTTCCCGCGCCAGCTCTAAAAGTGGAAAGGGATCTCGCGCCAGTTCTGCAAGTGGAAGGGCTTCCAGGGCCAGTTCTAAAGCCAGCGGCAAT GGTTCAAGAGCAAGTTCCAGGGCGAGTTCACGTGCCTCATCTCGGGCAAGCAAGCGATCCTCGCGGGCATCCTCGAGGGCATCCCGTGCCTCATCCAAGTCTAAAGCTTCAGGCTCCAAGGCATCTTCTCGGGCAAGTTCTAGAAGAAACTCCGGCTCTGGAAGTGGGTCTGACAGGTCAAGAAGTAGATCTGGAAGTGGATCTAGGAAG GGTTCCCGAAGCCGCAGTGGTTCGGCATCCAGTGGATCATCACGACACAGCGGCTCTGattga
- the LOC118270957 gene encoding nucleosome assembly protein 1-like 1 isoform X2, which yields MPQSFAFRIFENLFRRSKKKSGNDINMGTVERAGDDHTSEVESGEEEEIVGGGELAQHLMKSGITRNEMLAAITNRIHVEAMASLPPNVRRRIRALRTLQKEFVDIEAKFYSEVHALECKYEKLYKPLFEKRASVVNGGYEPTDEECLNPWRDENEEEELARAVQSAAITDGSEEKKPEEKPAEPPMDPNVKGIPDFWYTIFKNVSMLCEMMQEHDEPILKCLQDIKVQMHEDPIGFTLEFHFAPNDYFTNTILTKEYSMKCKPDDENPLEFEGPEIYSCKGCEINWKKGKNVTVKTIKKKQKHKSRGSVRTVTKSVQADSFFNFFSPPTMPDDPNSTLASDIQALLTADFEIGHYIRERVVSRAVLLYTGEGLDDDDDDDYEEEEDSYFDEDSGTEEVSDAED from the exons ATGCCCCAATCATTTGCTTTTCGCATCTTTGAAAATTTATTTCGTCGTTCAAAAAAGAAATCCGGAAACG ATATAAACATGGGTACAGTGGAACGCGCTGGTGATGACCACACTTCCGAGGTGGAGTCTGGAGAGGAGGAGGAAATTGTAGGGGGCGGCGAGCTGGCTCAGCACCTCATGAAAAG CGGCATTACCCGCAACGAGATGCTAGCGGCTATCACCAACCGCATCCACGTCGAGGCTATGGCGTCTCTGCCACCGAACGTGCGCAGGCGCATCCGTGCCCTGCGCACTCTGCAGAAAGAGTTCGTCGACATCGAGGCTAAGTTCTACAGCGAAGTTCATGCGCTTGAGTGCAAATACGAGAAATTGTACAAGCCTCTGTTTGAAAAG CGTGCTTCGGTTGTGAATGGTGGCTACGAGCCCACTGACGAGGAGTGCCTGAACCCTTGGCGCGATGAGAATGAAGAGGAGGAACTCGCGCGCGCAGTGCAGAGCGCTGCCATTACCGACGGTTCTGAAGAGAAGAAACCTGAAGAGAAACCTGCCGA GCCACCAATGGACCCTAATGTTAAGGGCATCCCAGACTTCTGGTACACCATATTCAAGAATGTGTCAATGCTGTGTGAGATGATGCAGGAACATGACGAGCCCATTCTGAAGTGTTTGCAGGACATTAAag TGCAAATGCACGAGGACCCCATCGGCTTCACGCTGGAATTCCACTTCGCGCCCAATGATTACTTCACAAACACCATCTTGACGAAGGAGTATTCAATGAAGTGCAAGCCAGATGATGAGAACCCTCTGGAGTTCGAAGGACCCGAGATCTACTCATGCAAG GGTTGTGAGATCAACTGGAAGAAGGGCAAGAATGTAACGGTGAAGACGATAAAGAAGAAGCAGAAGCACAAGTCCCGTGGCTCAGTGCGCACCGTCACCAAGTCGGTGCAGGCTGATTCCTTCTTCAACTTCTTCTCGCCACCCACCATGCCCGATGACCCTAACTCCACCCTCGCCTCTGATATCCAG GCGCTGCTCACAGCGGACTTTGAGATCGGCCACTACATCCGCGAGCGTGTCGTGTCCCGCGCCGTCCTGCTCTACACCGGCGAGGGCCTCGAtgacgacgatgatgatgattacgAGGAGGAG GAGGATTCGTACTTTGACGAAGACTCCGGGACGGAGGAAGTGTCCGACGCGGAGGATTGA
- the LOC118270957 gene encoding nucleosome assembly protein 1-like 1 isoform X1 yields the protein MPQSFAFRIFENLFRRSKKKSGNDINMGTVERAGDDHTSEVESGEEEEIVGGGELAQHLMKSGITRNEMLAAITNRIHVEAMASLPPNVRRRIRALRTLQKEFVDIEAKFYSEVHALECKYEKLYKPLFEKRASVVNGGYEPTDEECLNPWRDENEEEELARAVQSAAITDGSEEKKPEEKPAEPPMDPNVKGIPDFWYTIFKNVSMLCEMMQEHDEPILKCLQDIKVQMHEDPIGFTLEFHFAPNDYFTNTILTKEYSMKCKPDDENPLEFEGPEIYSCKGCEINWKKGKNVTVKTIKKKQKHKSRGSVRTVTKSVQADSFFNFFSPPTMPDDPNSTLASDIQALLTADFEIGHYIRERVVSRAVLLYTGEGLDDDDDDDYEEEEEEECSTEESEDEEPVPRRRGKKPIKGAQDNPAECKQQ from the exons ATGCCCCAATCATTTGCTTTTCGCATCTTTGAAAATTTATTTCGTCGTTCAAAAAAGAAATCCGGAAACG ATATAAACATGGGTACAGTGGAACGCGCTGGTGATGACCACACTTCCGAGGTGGAGTCTGGAGAGGAGGAGGAAATTGTAGGGGGCGGCGAGCTGGCTCAGCACCTCATGAAAAG CGGCATTACCCGCAACGAGATGCTAGCGGCTATCACCAACCGCATCCACGTCGAGGCTATGGCGTCTCTGCCACCGAACGTGCGCAGGCGCATCCGTGCCCTGCGCACTCTGCAGAAAGAGTTCGTCGACATCGAGGCTAAGTTCTACAGCGAAGTTCATGCGCTTGAGTGCAAATACGAGAAATTGTACAAGCCTCTGTTTGAAAAG CGTGCTTCGGTTGTGAATGGTGGCTACGAGCCCACTGACGAGGAGTGCCTGAACCCTTGGCGCGATGAGAATGAAGAGGAGGAACTCGCGCGCGCAGTGCAGAGCGCTGCCATTACCGACGGTTCTGAAGAGAAGAAACCTGAAGAGAAACCTGCCGA GCCACCAATGGACCCTAATGTTAAGGGCATCCCAGACTTCTGGTACACCATATTCAAGAATGTGTCAATGCTGTGTGAGATGATGCAGGAACATGACGAGCCCATTCTGAAGTGTTTGCAGGACATTAAag TGCAAATGCACGAGGACCCCATCGGCTTCACGCTGGAATTCCACTTCGCGCCCAATGATTACTTCACAAACACCATCTTGACGAAGGAGTATTCAATGAAGTGCAAGCCAGATGATGAGAACCCTCTGGAGTTCGAAGGACCCGAGATCTACTCATGCAAG GGTTGTGAGATCAACTGGAAGAAGGGCAAGAATGTAACGGTGAAGACGATAAAGAAGAAGCAGAAGCACAAGTCCCGTGGCTCAGTGCGCACCGTCACCAAGTCGGTGCAGGCTGATTCCTTCTTCAACTTCTTCTCGCCACCCACCATGCCCGATGACCCTAACTCCACCCTCGCCTCTGATATCCAG GCGCTGCTCACAGCGGACTTTGAGATCGGCCACTACATCCGCGAGCGTGTCGTGTCCCGCGCCGTCCTGCTCTACACCGGCGAGGGCCTCGAtgacgacgatgatgatgattacgAGGAGGAG GAGGAGGAGGAATGCTCCACGGAAGAGAGTGAAGACGAGGAGCCGGTGCCGCGGAGACGAGGCAAGAAGCCCATCAAGGGCGCGCAGGACAACCCGGCCGAGTGCAAGCAACAATAG